A region of Veillonellaceae bacterium DNA encodes the following proteins:
- a CDS encoding IS3 family transposase translates to MESLCRLSKVSRAAYYGWLNHIKSGRELLREKVAQEVMKTHQEYPDMGYRRINDWIKKDDNININVSDSLVLRIMRILNIKSVIKYKTDGCTRNAKDPKYIFENLLNRDFDAGVSNARWMTDVTEFKYTTADGVLHKLYLSAIIDGHDRRIVSYVIGDRNNTALAFETMEKALKENPGEHPMIHTDRGFQYTSNGFHKIVEKAGLVHSMSRVGCCADNGLMEGFWGMLKRERYYTRKFTSRKAVVSMINGYIYFYNNKRIQRKLHLLAPMEVFNAAPMAA, encoded by the coding sequence ATAGAAAGTCTCTGCCGACTCTCAAAGGTCTCCCGGGCAGCTTATTACGGATGGCTGAATCATATTAAGAGCGGCCGTGAACTGCTGAGAGAAAAGGTCGCACAGGAGGTCATGAAAACCCATCAGGAATATCCGGATATGGGATACCGCCGGATTAACGATTGGATCAAGAAGGATGACAACATCAATATAAATGTAAGCGACAGTCTGGTTCTTCGTATCATGCGGATACTTAATATTAAGTCCGTGATCAAGTACAAGACCGATGGTTGCACTCGTAACGCAAAGGATCCAAAGTACATTTTTGAAAACCTGCTGAACCGTGACTTTGATGCCGGCGTGTCCAATGCAAGATGGATGACGGATGTCACTGAATTCAAGTACACAACTGCTGATGGAGTTTTGCACAAGTTATATTTAAGCGCGATTATTGACGGCCATGATCGCCGGATTGTCTCTTATGTCATCGGCGACAGGAACAATACTGCACTGGCTTTTGAGACAATGGAAAAGGCACTTAAAGAGAATCCTGGAGAACATCCAATGATTCATACCGACCGCGGATTCCAGTATACAAGCAACGGATTCCATAAGATTGTTGAAAAAGCAGGACTGGTTCACAGCATGTCCCGTGTAGGCTGCTGTGCAGACAACGGTCTGATGGAAGGGTTCTGGGGAATGCTGAAGCGCGAACGTTACTACACACGTAAATTCACCAGCCGTAAAGCAGTGGTAAGCATGATCAACGGCTACATCTACTTCTACAACAACAAACGCATTCAGCGCAAATTACATCTTTTAGCTCCAATGGAAGTATTCAACGCAGCTCCAATGGCTGCATGA
- a CDS encoding helix-turn-helix domain-containing protein codes for MLDQIASYLYQGVTITQAAENLHMSRITFRKWVLRYKEEGFKGLRPRQHLSYYSNQMKIQAVKEYLKGGVSMLSVCAKYRISGTLSLKTWIEAYNEHKLTDLVSEGGDLMGKRQQSVKEERVRIVQECIASGCDYNKIAKKYNMSYQTLYTWVKKFKEMGEVGLEDYRGKPIRLQTPRTEEEQLRQENARLLEEQKDLIAEIALLKKKMEIEERLRSSKDSALLTFSEILKP; via the coding sequence ATGTTAGACCAGATTGCTTCATATCTCTATCAGGGTGTTACGATTACCCAGGCAGCTGAAAATCTTCATATGAGCCGCATAACATTCAGGAAATGGGTCCTCCGGTATAAAGAGGAGGGCTTTAAGGGATTGCGGCCCAGGCAGCATTTGTCTTACTACTCCAATCAGATGAAGATCCAGGCCGTAAAGGAATATCTTAAAGGCGGTGTTTCCATGCTTTCCGTCTGTGCCAAATACAGAATTTCCGGCACACTCTCCCTTAAAACATGGATTGAGGCGTATAATGAGCATAAGTTGACAGACCTCGTTTCTGAAGGAGGAGATCTTATGGGCAAACGCCAGCAATCGGTCAAGGAAGAGCGAGTCAGAATCGTTCAGGAGTGCATCGCCAGTGGATGCGATTATAACAAGATAGCCAAGAAGTACAACATGTCCTACCAAACGCTCTACACATGGGTAAAAAAGTTCAAGGAAATGGGCGAAGTTGGTCTTGAGGATTACAGAGGAAAGCCGATCAGGCTCCAAACGCCCCGGACCGAAGAAGAACAGCTGCGTCAGGAGAATGCCAGACTTCTTGAAGAACAGAAGGATCTTATAGCAGAGATTGCCCTGCTAAAAAAAAAGATGGAGATAGAGGAAAGGTTGCGTTCCTCGAAGGATTCAGCCTTACTCACCTTCTCAGAGATTTTAAAGCCATAA